A stretch of the Aegilops tauschii subsp. strangulata cultivar AL8/78 chromosome 4, Aet v6.0, whole genome shotgun sequence genome encodes the following:
- the LOC109732384 gene encoding uncharacterized protein gives MAEEASAKCHCGQMSDQSGNLDVVHVPGQKREYTVTLKGVELHDKETMEVVCTSELDKADEMIFWIRRSACGSYPHIIGVDVEFTEDDEPPQMTAVLQFCVEGLCLVYHIAAATEWPKRLKEFLQEEKLFTFAGFGIKNDRDKLKMFGLEINPNKHIDIQRNWRVPYNGKPYDSLADVAASIIHPFYSKMKNKIDKEADHKLWGVSPLPDYFIEYAAIDAYATYKSWKIINNIKRGLEISKEQEEDPYYHCHYAG, from the exons ATGGCGGAGGAAGCGTCTGCCAAGTGTCATTGTGGCCAGATGTCCGACCAGAGCGGCAACCTCGACGTCGTTCACGTTCCTGGTCAGAAGCGCGAGTACACCGTAACCCTCAAAGGGGTTGAGCTCCACGACAAGGAGACGATGGAGGTCGTCTGCACCAGCGAACTAGACAAGGCCGACGAGATGATCTTTTGGATCAGGAGGAGCGCATGTGGCTCGTATCCCCACATCATCGGTGTTGATGTGGAGTTTACCGAAGATGATGAACCTCCGCAGATGACAGCAGTTCTGCAGTTCTGCGTGGAGGGTCTCTGCCTCGTGTACCACATTGCTGCGGCCACAGAATG GCCAAAGCGCCTCAAAGAGTTCCTACAGGAGGAGAAGTTGTTCACCTTTGCCGGTTTCGGCATTAAAAATGACAGGGACAAGTTGAAGATGTTTGGTTTGGAGATAAACCCCAACAAGCACATCGACATTCAGCGCAACTGGAGAGTTCCATACAACGGAAAACCGTATGACTCCTTGGCTGATGTTGCAGCCAGCATCATCCACCCATTCTATAGCAAGATGAAGAACAAGATCGACAAGGAGGCAGACCATAAACTGTGGGGGGTCAGCCCACTGCCAGATTACTTCATCGAGTACGCAGCAATAGATGCGTACGCCACCTACAAGTCGTGGAAGATAATCAACAACATCAAAAGAGGTCTGGAAATTTCAAAAGAGCAGGAAGAGGACCCCTACTACCACTGCCACTATGCGGGATGA
- the LOC109732383 gene encoding uncharacterized protein, whose amino-acid sequence MAAVLQFCVEGLCLVYHIAAATKWPKRLKEFLQEEKLFTFASFSIKNDRDKLKMSGLEINPNKHIDIQRNWRVPYNGKPYDSLADVAASVILPFYSKMKNKIDKQADHKLWGVSPLPDYFIEYAAIDAYATYKSWKIINNIKRGLEISKEQEEDPYYHCHYAR is encoded by the exons AGTTCTACAGTTCTGCGTGGAGGGTCTCTGCCTCGTGTACCACATTGCTGCGGCCACAAAATG GCCAAAGCGCCTCAAAGAGTTCCTACAGGAGGAGAAGTTGTTCACCTTTGCCAGTTTCAGCATTAAAAATGACAGGGACAAGTTGAAGATGTCTGGTTTGGAGATAAACCCCAACAAGCACATCGACATTCAGCGCAACTGGAGAGTTCCATACAACGGAAAACCGTATGACTCCTTGGCTGATGTTGCAGCCAGCGTCATCCTCCCATTCTACAGCAAGATGAAGAACAAGATCGACAAGCAGGCAGACCATAAACTATGGGGGGTCAGCCCACTGCCAGATTACTTCATCGAGTACGCAGCAATAGATGCGTACGCTACCTACAAGTCGTGGAAGATAATCAACAACATCAAAAGAGGTCTGGAAATTTCAAAAGAGCAGGAAGAGGACCCCTACTACCACTGCCACTATGCGCGATGA